In Garra rufa chromosome 15, GarRuf1.0, whole genome shotgun sequence, a single genomic region encodes these proteins:
- the LOC141287565 gene encoding uncharacterized protein, whose amino-acid sequence METEAMDVQQQDAGQGNAADRVAPQENHVHTTQPQATGKPDVTGPVSAESNESLTDGVTTSDDDLLLPDHIPTISRKIEKGNAKPSIPSGSSPPVNGSAIIRTPPASSSGRSTPHPTAQQKCNGHAKCNGHKHPHKKHTPSTSTSKSQQSFNGDASQIQRVAGDDCCAHCILACLFCEMLSWCSAVTQCLACGLECDALCCCGEAATGGLVCCAEDTCSALLDCGILEDCCQSSDCLEICLECCSICFPT is encoded by the exons ATGGAGACAGAAGCCATGGATGTCCAACAGCAGGACGCAGGGCAGGGCAACGCAGCGGACAGGGTCGCGCCCCAGGAGAATCATGTCCACACGACACAACCACAGGCCACTGGCAAACCTGACGTCACAG GTCCTGTCTCAGCTGAGAGCAATGAATCCCTGACAGACGGTGTCacaaccagtgatgatgatttaCTGCTTCCTGACCACATACCTACTATTTCACGCAAAATAGAGAAAGGCAATG CAAAGCCCAGTATTCCCAGTGGCTCCTCTCCACCAGTCAATGGCTCTGCTATCATCCGTACACCTCCGGCTTCTTCATCAGGACGATCGACACCTCACCCGACAGCACAGCAGAAATGCAACGGACATGCAAAGTGCAACGGACACAAACACCCTCACAAAAAACACACGCCCTCCACTTCCACCTCCAAGAGCCAGCAGAGCTTCAATGGCGATGCTTCGCAGATACAGAGAGTAGCTGGAGACG ACTGCTGTGCGCACTGCATACTAGCCTGTCTGTTCTGCGAGATGCTGTCGTGGTGTTCGGCTGTGACTCAGTGTCTGGCCTGCGGTCTGGAGTGTGACGCTCTCTGCTGCTGTGGGGAAGCGGCCACCGGTGGTCTGGTGTGTTGCGCTGAGGACACCTGCTCTGCCCTGCTGGATTGTGGGATACTGGAGGACTGTTGCCAGTCTTCAGACTGTCTGGAGATCTGTTTGGAATGCTGCTCCATCTGTTTCCCTACCTAA
- the LOC141287748 gene encoding CXXC-type zinc finger protein 1-like, which translates to MTLYLFIVQVNNYDFVFIHKKEENKSRKHKPKQKHRDRVRHNERAEVRDTGGARQCLGPGCVEAARTNSKYCSDDCGMKLAANRIYEILPQRIQQWQQSPCIAEEQGKKLLERIRREQQSARMRLTEMEKRFHELEGIIAKAKQQVVQHDEEVNEGDDDTDLQIFCVSCSHPVNPKVALRHMERCYAKYESQTSFGSMYPTRIEGATRLFCDVYNPQSKTYCKRLQVLCPEHSRDPKVPADEVCGCPLVRDVFEPTGEYCRVSKRKCNKHYCWEKLRRAEVDLERVRVWYKLDELFEQERNVRTAMTNRAGLMALMLHQTIQHDPITTDLRTNKER; encoded by the exons ATGACTTTATATTTGTTCATTGTTCAAGTAAATAATTATGACTTTGTCTTCATTCATAAGAAAGAGGAGAATAAGTCTCGGAAGCACAAACCCAAACAGAAGCACCGCGACCGGGTGAGACACAACGAGCGGGCAGAGGTTCGGGACACCGGAGGAGCCAGACAGTGCCTCGGACCCGGATGCGTCGAAGCTGCACGCACCAACTCCAAATACTGCTCTGATGACTGCGGCATGAAGCTCGCTGCCAA TCGAATCTATGAAATCCTGCCCCAGCGTATCCAGCAGTGGCAGCAGAGCCCGTGTATCGCTGAAGAACAGGGCAAGAAACTTCTAGAGAGAATCCGTCGTGAGCAACAGTCAGCTCGCATGCGACTCACTGAAATGGAGAAACGGTTCCACGAGTTGGAGGGTATCATCGCTAAAGCCAAGCAGCAGGTTGTGCAACACGATGAAGAG GTGAATGAGGGCGATGACGACACAGATTTGCAAATCTTCTGTGTGTCCTGCAGTCACCCAGTTAACCCCAAGGTGGCGCTGCGTCACATGGAAAGGTGCTACGCCAAG TATGAGAGTCAGACATCTTTTGGCTCCATGTACCCCACTCGCATAGAggg TGCTACACGGCTCTTCTGTGATGTTTACAATCCACAAAGCAAAACCTACTGTAAAAGACTGCAGGTTCTCTGTCCAGAACACTCCAGAGACCCAAAG GTCCCTGCAGATGAGGTCTGCGGGTGTCCATTGGTTCGTGATGTATTTGAACCCACCGGAGAATACTGCAGGGTGTCCAAACGCAAGTGTAACAAACACTACTGCTGGGAGAAACTCCGAAGGGCCGAAGTGGACCTGGAACGAGTCAGAGTG TGGTACAAGTTGGATGAATTGTTTGAGCAGGAGCGCAATGTCAGAACAGCCATGACGAATCGCGCGGGTCTCATGGCCCTCATGCTGCACCAGACAATCCAGCACGACCCAATTACCACAGACCTGAGAACTAACAAGGAGAGATAA